The nucleotide window TTTTTAGCAATTATAAAAAAGCTAAAAATTACTAGTAAACTAGAAATACTAAGAAATAATGGTGTTAGTTTTAAAAAATTAATTTGTTTTTTTATCATATAAATACCTTGTTTAAAATAAAATGCCTTTGTGTGTTTATGTTCTCTTTGATTGATTTAATATTTTCATCTCTAAAATAGATCGTGAAATAAATACGGAAGTAAATAAAGAAGTAATAATACCACTAATTAAAGTCACCGCAAAACCTCTTACAGGACCACTTCCAAAATACATTAACACTACACAAACAGCAGCTGTTGTTATGTTAGCATCAAAAATCGCTGCAAAGGCTTGCGAAAAACCATTACGAACAGAAGAACGAAACCCGGCCCCCTTGGCTAACTCTTCTTTAATTCGTTCAAAAATAATAATGTTGGCGTCCACAGCCATACCAATAGTTAAAATAATTCCGGCGACTCCAGGTAAAGTTAAAGTGGCTTGTAAAGAAGTTAAAATAGCAATAATAAATAACATATTTAAAGTTAATGCTATATTGGCAACCACTCCCAAACCTCTATAATAACCAAGTATAAATAGTAAAATGAGTAAGCCACCTATCATTCCCGCTAATTTTCCTTTTTTAATGGAATCAGAACCCAAACTAGGCCCCACTGTTCTTTCTTCTAATTGCTCTAGTTGTACTGGTAAAGCCCCCGCTCTTAATGCTGTTGCTAAAAAATTAGCTTCTTTTAAAGTTTCTTTAATATCTCCTGCAGAACCCAAAGTAATTCTTGCAGTGGGAGAATTAATTTCTTCTTGAATAACTGGTGCAGACTGTACAATATCATCTAAAACAATCGCTACTCTTTTTTGTATATTTGCTGCAGTCATTTTTGCAAAGCGTTTTTGTCCTTGAATATTAAAACGAAAATTAACTTGTGGCTTTCCATATTCATTACTGCCCACTCTAGCTGTTTCTAAGTAAGCACCACTTAAATCATTATCGGTTTTAATTAAAAAAGGAATTCTACCGGCTTCTAAAGTTTTTGCATTAGGAGGTTTTTGAAATATTAACTTTGTATTTTTAGGAAGCTTTGATGCTAAATTTCGATTAATTTGTTTAATGTATTGGCGATATTTAAGTAAGTGTATTTTTGCATTTTTAGCTAACCTAATGCTTTTTTCTGTACCAAGACTAAATTTATTTTTTGTTTCTACTTTAGAAACCCATTTTTGCAATGTGTCGGTAGTAACTTCTTCATAAACTGGTCTAAAATTTAAAGTGGCTGTACGATGAATAAGTTCTTTGGCTTGGTCGGCATTTTCTACACCAGGTAATTGAATTAAAATACGGTCACTACCTTGAGCCGTTATTTGTGGTTCAGACACTCCAAAAGCATCGATACGATTACGAACCACTTCGATACTTTGCTCAACCACTTGTTTTTTATATATACTTAAAGACGCTTCGTAATAGGATAATTCTAAACTAGAAGGTTTTTCTAATAAAATTTGTAAGTCGTTATGTATTTTTTTTAAAGTTTTTTTAACTTTGTCTTTATTATTGTCTGATAATTGAATAATGATTTTTGAAAGCGATTTTTTTTTAAATTCTATAGATTTAAATTTTATCTCTTCGTCTTTAAAATCCGATTTTAAAATAGAGATTTTTTTTTGCATACGAGCATGCATGGCTTCTTCTACATTCGCTTTCATTACTAAATAAATACCTCCTTGAATATCTAATCCATAATTAATTTTTTTCTTTCCAGAAAAAAAATCACTTTTAGGATAAAAGTTAGGAAGAGCGATATATAAAGCCAAAGCTATGGAACAAAAAATAATAATCCATCTAACTTTTTTATTTTCTATAAACATGTTATTTCCTTATTTAGACTCAAATTTATTTATTTTTTATTAGTTCTGCTTCTACTTTTTTGTTAAGTACTGTATCTTGCAAAGATTGTATGTGTGATTTTAAAATTTTAATTTTAACTTGTGGAGCCGTTTCTAATGTAACCACACCTTTATTTAAACCCTCTATAGAACCTAAAACTCCCGCAGAGGTAATTACTTTATCTCCTTTCTTTAATTGAGCTAAAAAATCTAATTGTTTTTTATGCTTCTTACTTTGAGGACGAATAATTAAAAAATAAAATACGGAAAAAATTAAAGCAAAAGGCACTAATTGCTCTATGACCGTTGGCTTTGCTGACCCTGCTGCCCAAGAGGGTATATAAAACAAAAAAACACCAATACTAAGCGTAGATAATTTAAAAAACTGAGTTAATACATTCATAATTTCCTTTTGTGATTTGCTTATAAGTATCCTAAGTCTGCATTAAAATTAAAAAAATGCCAAGCATTCTTCTTTAAATTTTTTCCAATAACCTTCTTCAATAGCTATTCTAGATTTTTTCATTAAATTAGAATAAAAGCGTAGATTATGGATAGTTGCTAAACGAACAAATAAAGGTTCTTTTTGTAAGTATAAATGTCTTAAATACGCTCGTGTATAGTTTTTACAGGTTATACAATCACAAGTTTGGTCTAAGGCTTTTTCATCTTGCTTAAACTCTGCTCTTTTAATATTAATTTTTCCTTTTTGAGTAAATAGCGTCGCATTTCGAGCGTTTCGGCTGGGGTAAACACAATCAAACATATCTATCCCCTTATCAATAGACTGAATTAAATCTTTAGGGCTACCCACCCCCATTAAATAACGCGGTTTATTATCAGGCATCTGACAAGCCACCTCGTCTAAAACTTTATACATTAGCTCCATAGGCTCACCCACGCTAAAACCACCTAAAGCATAGCCAGGTAAATCTTCTGCACAGACTTTTTCTAAACTTTGTAAGCGCAACTTAGTATCTAATCCTCCTTGAATAATTCCAAATAATTGACTGTTTTTAGCAGTCATAGCTTTTTTACAACGAACCACCCAGTCATGGGTTAGTTTCATAGCTCTTTGCATTTCTTTATCCGAACAAGGATAAGGCGGGCAAACATCAAAAGCCATAATAATATCTGCACCTAAAGCCATTTGAATTTCCATACTTTTTTCAGGACTAAAAAAGCATTCATCACCATCAAGGTGGGAACGAAATTTTACTCCATCGTCGGTAATTTTATTTAACTTGGATAAAGAAAAAACTTGAAACCCTCCACTATCGGTTAAAATAGGATAAGGCCAATTCATAAATTTATGCAATCCACCCAAATTGTGAATAATCTCCTCACCAGGACGAATATTTAAATGGTAAGTATTGGCCAATATAATAGAGGCTTGCACTTCGTCTCTTAAATCTTCGGAGCTTACCCCTTTTACACTCGCTTTTGTCCCCACTGGCATAAACACAGGAGTGGCAATACTGCCTCGCCTAGTGGTTAATATTCCTGTTCGTGCCTTGCCTTGTGTAGATAAAACACGAAAATTACTAGTTTCATTTATATTGCATTCACTCATTTTTTTCCTTGTCCCAAATACTTAAATCTCCATAACTAAATAACCTAAACTGCCTTTTTATAGCCCATTTGTAACCTTCTAGAACTTTAAACTTTCCTGCAAAAGCCATTAGCATGGCTAATAAAGTCGATTGTGGTTGATGAAAGTTAGTCATTAATACATCTACCACCTTAAAAGAAAAACCGGGAGTAATAAATAACTCACTTTCTGTAATAAAATCTTTAAAATCTTCTTTTGTATCTAAAACAGCAGTTTTCCCTTTTTCTAAAAACCATGTTTCTAATGCCCTTGTTACCGTAGTTCCCAAAGCCCAAATTTTAGCATTTTCCTTTTTTGCAGAAACAATATCTTTTAAACTAGAAGCGCTAATATGCATGTATTCTTTGTGCATTTTATGTTCTAATACATTTTTTACTTTAATAGGTAAAAATGTTCCCAAACCGACATGCAGGGTTAACTCTACAATTTTTACTTTCCTTTTTTCTTTTAAATATTCTAAATCCGATTGTGTAAAATGCAAACTAGCTGTGGGAGCAGCACAACTGCCCCAATGCTTAGCCCATGCTGTTTGGTAATGCAGCTCATCTGTTTTATTATTTTTTCTATTATCTCGTGCCTTTTGGATATAAGGAGGAAGAGGCATTTCGCCATATTTTTGAAAATACTCTACATTTAAAGTTTTATTAACCTCTACTAATTGAGGAATAGATTTTTTTATTAATTGTAAAGTAACATTGCCTGGTAAATGTAAAGTGTCTTTAATTTGCATTTTTTTAGAAGGTAATAAAACCTCCCAAGTTTCTAAGTTATTCGTGCTTTTTAAATTATTGTTGGTAACACTAATTGGCTTTTCTGTTATTTTTTTTACAAATAAAATTTCTATTTTTGGTTCTGTATTAGAAAAAATTCTTCTTTTAATAACTTTAGTATTGTTTATAACTAATACATCGTTAGGTTGAAATTGGTTTAATAACTCTATTTTGCTAATTTCTTGAAAAGGTTTTTTTAAATTTACTTTAGTAAATAAAATTTTAAAATCTTTTTTTACTTCGGTAGCAATTAACTCTAAAGGGTAAGAAAAATCTAAATCTTGAATATCCATTATTAATACTATACTTATGCTTTTACTTAATATCCAAAATCCACTTAATGCAAGCCATTAATCTAATAAAAAAACTCTTGTAGAATAAAATATAGCTTGATAAAACCAGTTATGAATTTTTTATTTTTATTACTATTTTTATTAATACTCAATCCTCAGCACTCTAAAGCACAACTTCCCCTTAAAGGGACCTGGTATGGCTCTTATGGTTGGAATAAATCAGAATATAAAAAAAGTACTATTCATTTTAAAGGGACAGGGCATAATTTTACTTTATTTGATGTCATTGCCAATGATCGTCAAACACCAGTAAACTTTTCCTCTATTTTTAAAACTTACTTTCACCCTTTTCGCTGGTCTATACCTCAATATAATATAAGTTTCGGATATTTTTTTACTAATCAATTTGCCATTTCCATAGGCTTTGATCATATGAAATATGTGTTACAAAATAATCAAACGGCAAAAATGTCAGGACACATTAACCCGTCTTTAAGTGAAACACATCAAAAAGAACTT belongs to Pseudobdellovibrionaceae bacterium and includes:
- the secD gene encoding protein translocase subunit SecD, with product MFIENKKVRWIIIFCSIALALYIALPNFYPKSDFFSGKKKINYGLDIQGGIYLVMKANVEEAMHARMQKKISILKSDFKDEEIKFKSIEFKKKSLSKIIIQLSDNNKDKVKKTLKKIHNDLQILLEKPSSLELSYYEASLSIYKKQVVEQSIEVVRNRIDAFGVSEPQITAQGSDRILIQLPGVENADQAKELIHRTATLNFRPVYEEVTTDTLQKWVSKVETKNKFSLGTEKSIRLAKNAKIHLLKYRQYIKQINRNLASKLPKNTKLIFQKPPNAKTLEAGRIPFLIKTDNDLSGAYLETARVGSNEYGKPQVNFRFNIQGQKRFAKMTAANIQKRVAIVLDDIVQSAPVIQEEINSPTARITLGSAGDIKETLKEANFLATALRAGALPVQLEQLEERTVGPSLGSDSIKKGKLAGMIGGLLILLFILGYYRGLGVVANIALTLNMLFIIAILTSLQATLTLPGVAGIILTIGMAVDANIIIFERIKEELAKGAGFRSSVRNGFSQAFAAIFDANITTAAVCVVLMYFGSGPVRGFAVTLISGIITSLFTSVFISRSILEMKILNQSKRT
- the yajC gene encoding preprotein translocase subunit YajC gives rise to the protein MNVLTQFFKLSTLSIGVFLFYIPSWAAGSAKPTVIEQLVPFALIFSVFYFLIIRPQSKKHKKQLDFLAQLKKGDKVITSAGVLGSIEGLNKGVVTLETAPQVKIKILKSHIQSLQDTVLNKKVEAELIKNK
- the tgt gene encoding tRNA guanosine(34) transglycosylase Tgt, whose translation is MSECNINETSNFRVLSTQGKARTGILTTRRGSIATPVFMPVGTKASVKGVSSEDLRDEVQASIILANTYHLNIRPGEEIIHNLGGLHKFMNWPYPILTDSGGFQVFSLSKLNKITDDGVKFRSHLDGDECFFSPEKSMEIQMALGADIIMAFDVCPPYPCSDKEMQRAMKLTHDWVVRCKKAMTAKNSQLFGIIQGGLDTKLRLQSLEKVCAEDLPGYALGGFSVGEPMELMYKVLDEVACQMPDNKPRYLMGVGSPKDLIQSIDKGIDMFDCVYPSRNARNATLFTQKGKINIKRAEFKQDEKALDQTCDCITCKNYTRAYLRHLYLQKEPLFVRLATIHNLRFYSNLMKKSRIAIEEGYWKKFKEECLAFF
- a CDS encoding S-adenosylmethionine:tRNA ribosyltransferase-isomerase, whose amino-acid sequence is MDIQDLDFSYPLELIATEVKKDFKILFTKVNLKKPFQEISKIELLNQFQPNDVLVINNTKVIKRRIFSNTEPKIEILFVKKITEKPISVTNNNLKSTNNLETWEVLLPSKKMQIKDTLHLPGNVTLQLIKKSIPQLVEVNKTLNVEYFQKYGEMPLPPYIQKARDNRKNNKTDELHYQTAWAKHWGSCAAPTASLHFTQSDLEYLKEKRKVKIVELTLHVGLGTFLPIKVKNVLEHKMHKEYMHISASSLKDIVSAKKENAKIWALGTTVTRALETWFLEKGKTAVLDTKEDFKDFITESELFITPGFSFKVVDVLMTNFHQPQSTLLAMLMAFAGKFKVLEGYKWAIKRQFRLFSYGDLSIWDKEKNE